One genomic segment of Methylocystis bryophila includes these proteins:
- a CDS encoding TauD/TfdA family dioxygenase produces MNAIRNSTQLGSVRRRPVSLQPGSMVEYASLPGVDNSPLIIEARAEGLRLSAWAAGRREELEELAARHGAVLLRGFAVEGVSDFAECVDKMCGGALEYRFRASPRSEVGHHIYTSTDYPADQFIFPHNEHSFSPVCPRYLVLWCETAARTGGETPIGDNREITRRINAAVKERFLRRGILYVRNYGVGFGLPWPTVFQTHDRAEVERYCDSVSIECQWRKNDQLRTRQVGPAMIRHPRTGEHIWFNHATFFHVTTLPTEFSKALLAEFEEADLPTQTYYGDGTSIEPEALEHLRGIYRASLCSFSWQANDVVLVDNILAVHGRNPYSGFRRVCLAMAQTFKPNEWAVLCGETP; encoded by the coding sequence ATGAACGCAATCCGAAATTCGACTCAGCTTGGTTCCGTGCGCCGTCGGCCCGTTTCCTTGCAGCCAGGGTCAATGGTCGAATATGCCTCCTTACCGGGCGTCGACAACTCTCCGCTCATCATCGAAGCGCGCGCCGAAGGTCTCCGCTTGTCGGCTTGGGCGGCAGGACGTCGCGAAGAGCTCGAGGAGTTGGCGGCCCGGCATGGCGCCGTGCTGTTGCGCGGTTTTGCCGTCGAGGGCGTGTCGGACTTCGCAGAATGCGTCGACAAAATGTGTGGTGGGGCGCTTGAATACCGCTTTCGCGCCTCGCCGCGCTCCGAGGTTGGACACCATATCTACACGTCGACGGATTATCCGGCCGATCAGTTTATCTTTCCACACAACGAACACTCTTTTTCGCCCGTTTGTCCTCGTTATCTCGTTCTTTGGTGCGAGACGGCGGCGCGCACGGGAGGCGAAACGCCAATCGGCGACAACCGTGAAATCACGCGGCGCATAAATGCTGCGGTGAAGGAGCGATTTCTGCGGCGCGGGATTCTTTATGTGCGCAACTACGGAGTCGGATTCGGCTTGCCGTGGCCGACGGTCTTTCAGACTCATGACCGCGCGGAGGTCGAGCGCTATTGCGACAGTGTGAGCATAGAGTGTCAGTGGAGAAAGAACGACCAGTTGCGCACGCGGCAAGTCGGCCCCGCAATGATCCGTCATCCGCGCACCGGCGAGCACATTTGGTTCAATCATGCGACCTTCTTCCATGTGACAACCTTGCCAACCGAATTTTCCAAGGCCCTGCTTGCGGAATTCGAAGAGGCTGACCTCCCGACGCAGACTTATTACGGTGATGGGACTTCGATCGAACCCGAAGCTCTTGAACATCTCCGCGGAATTTATAGGGCCTCCCTTTGCAGCTTTTCCTGGCAAGCCAATGACGTCGTGCTGGTGGACAACATTCTCGCCGTGCACGGTCGCAATCCATATTCAGGTTTTCGCAGGGTCTGCTTGGCGATGGCCCAGACCTTCAAGCCAAATGAGTGGGCGGTCCTATGCGGAGAGACGCCATGA